Genomic DNA from bacterium:
CCACCCCTCCAAGTATAATAAAAAACATATTTCTCATCTTACAAAATTATAAATTATATATGTTATATATGTTGCTTGGATATACTATACAGTCCTAGTCCTGAAAGCAAGGTTATATATGGGATAATTGGGACTCTAAATCTCATACCACCAACTGGACCTGGAAGAACAAAATATGCTATTATTAAAAAATAAAGAACTTTTATCGCATATCTCTTCTCTCTGGAAACTCTGTAGACCCCGTAGATTGCAGTACAATACATAAATAGTAATAAAAAAGTATTGAGTGAAAGAAATAGCAGGTTACCGCTACCTTTTCTCTCAAGTATTGTTTTTAATCCTCTCCAGATTCCGTCTTTTGCTACAAAATATGCTAAACTCTCTCTATAATCCATTGGCGTACCAAGTAAAGAATAAAACACGTTACTACCTCCACTCAAAATTGTTGTTGCAGTCCCTAAAAGATATAAACGGGTATAAGCTAACGGATGTTTCATAATAGTTCTTACCCCAATTTGCTGCCAAACCTCAGATTGCTGGGTAAAGAGTACGCCTTTATCTCGAATGCTCTGTCTCACCCCTTCTGTATAACCTTTTGTGCTAATCTTAAGTTCCTTTTTTGAGCTCGCAGCCTCTATATATGGGACATAATGAACGAATAAGGTGTATCCAAGATTTGAAGTAACATGTGGAAATCCAAAGACCCGATGGTTTCGAATTATCCATGGAGAAATAGTAAGCAAATAAACTATCAATAAAAGGAGAGAACTTATTATTGCTTTTTTACATTGTTTTCTCCAATAGAATAGAATAAAGATTACAAGACACAAAGGTAAGAATAATGCAATCGGTCGAGTTAGTGTTGCAAGTCCAAGAAGTATTGCTGAGTACAGAATGTAGCGTTTTTGCTTTTGTATCAAAAATAATATAAAAGAATATGCACTCACGATTAAAATGAAAGTAAGTAGTGCCTCGGATAGTAAAAGGTTTGATAGAACGATTGAATCTATACTAAAAACAGCCAATAACCAGCCGGCTATGCGCCCCACTTTCTCATTAATTAATACTTCCCCCATCTTGTACAATATAAGACAACTTACTGTAGCTATTAGAATTTGAAAAATATTATCGCTACCAATACTCGCTCACCACATAACCTGTATATCGTCGCTAAGAATAGCGGATATATTGGAGTTCTGAAACTTGTAGGTTCGTAGGGCAGTGTG
This window encodes:
- a CDS encoding glycosyltransferase family 39 protein — its product is MGEVLINEKVGRIAGWLLAVFSIDSIVLSNLLLSEALLTFILIVSAYSFILFLIQKQKRYILYSAILLGLATLTRPIALFLPLCLVIFILFYWRKQCKKAIISSLLLLIVYLLTISPWIIRNHRVFGFPHVTSNLGYTLFVHYVPYIEAASSKKELKISTKGYTEGVRQSIRDKGVLFTQQSEVWQQIGVRTIMKHPLAYTRLYLLGTATTILSGGSNVFYSLLGTPMDYRESLAYFVAKDGIWRGLKTILERKGSGNLLFLSLNTFLLLFMYCTAIYGVYRVSREKRYAIKVLYFLIIAYFVLPGPVGGMRFRVPIIPYITLLSGLGLYSISKQHI